From Hermetia illucens chromosome 6, iHerIll2.2.curated.20191125, whole genome shotgun sequence, one genomic window encodes:
- the LOC119658677 gene encoding uncharacterized protein LOC119658677, producing MSIRELQMPTKKATRQNSGPQISNILTQGIVTPQNVKIEVEEPTPTFHDEISDLMRGFGDCERPLRDSVQLVEKIVQQQVRGILADAIDIAVKRRVEASPSIIDFEFLMRNHPIKINRMRKYLANVRQMKRDSAIGIQSMIEEGIPSRDLEEEAADLETFEKYDEEKMRRAFRADRLSMVFSGRSYKEYAQCRNTSFYSRNTDRMRMKLRKFLNVPADVHLSNFCLTILAYFVHETIAAIVDFAILSRLNTENRSTDPHSRITSAGMTYDMPDCPEVTQGRGGEGVKPITVGEIHEAMRRYTMFNRRTLGFHRSGLESKNCYLAL from the coding sequence ATGTCCATTCGTGAGCTCCAAATGCCGACGAAAAAGGCGACCCGCCAGAATTCCGGGCCACAAATCAGTAACATTCTCACCCAAGGAATAGTTACTCCGCAAAACGTTAAAATCGAAGTCGAAGAACCAACTCCTACGTTCCACGATGAAATTTCCGACCTAATGCGTGGGTTTGGCGATTGCGAGAGGCCGCTCCGTGATAGCGTACAACTTGTCGAGAAAATCGTCCAGCAGCAAGTGCGCGGTATCCTCGCCGATGCCATCGACATAGCAGTCAAACGCCGCGTCGAGGCTTCCCCCTCGATAATAGACTTCGAGTTCCTCATGCGGAACCACCCCATCAAAATCAATCGAATGCGAAAGTACCTGGCGAATGTGCGACAAATGAAGCGGGACAGTGCGATTGGGATTCAATCTATGATCGAGGAAGGCATCCCAAGTCGTGATTTGGAAGAGGAGGCGGCAGATTTGGAGACCTTCGAAAAATACGACGAAGAAAAGATGCGCAGGGCATTCCGGGCTGATAGGTTGTCGATGGTTTTCAGCGGTCGATCTTACAAGGAATATGCCCAGTGCCGCAACACGTCATTTTATAGTCGAAATACAGATCGAATGCGAATGAAACTAAGGAAGTTCCTCAACGTGCCGGCCGATGTCCACCTCTCCAACTTTTGTTTGACTATTTTGGCGTATTTTGTGCATGAGACGATTGCAGCGATCGTCGACTTTGCGATATTATCACGGTTGAATACGGAGAATAGGAGCACCGACCCGCATAGTCGAATAACTTCGGCTGGCATGACTTACGACATGCCTGATTGCCCAGAGGTGACGCAGGGACGAGGCGGTGAAGGAGTCAAACCAATAACCGTTGGTGAAATTCATGAGGCCATGCGGAGATATACAATGTTCAACAGACGAACTCTTGGCTTCCATCGCAGTGGATTGGAGTCGAAAAATTGTTATTTAGCTTTGTAA